The following DNA comes from Anopheles coustani chromosome 2, idAnoCousDA_361_x.2, whole genome shotgun sequence.
ggcccgcgaacctattttggaaggaaatgcggcccgcgaacctattttgggaggaaatgcggcccgcgaggtaaaacgagtttgacatcactgcttTAGACGAACGCAGAACGGAACAATTTTTTTCTGATCAAAGGActaacataataataatactgTTGATCTGAGGTTTTAATTTCTATGGTGCTCTGCAAAATCCTCCAGGCAACGAAATAATCCTCCGATTGATGCTCCTACTTCCTTGCCGCAAACACTGTACTTCCGACGAAGTGTCCACCAAAGCTACGCATCCACACAGATGCGCTATGCTTGAGGATGAGCTaacttaaaattttatttatattctaCACATTTTGATAATACGACTCACACTGGGAATCTGCGAATGCATCGTCGTGAAACAATGCATTCATCACCATTCCGCCATCATGCCCAATTTTCACACGTTTGATCACAATGCATGAGGAAGATGATTACGCGAGCAGCAGGAATATTACGCTCTAGGCCTTGTTGAACTTACCTAAACACTACTAAAACAGTTTAACCACGCACTACTATTGAATATGCTGTCTTTTCAacaatctttttcaataaCGCACAGTAGAAAACGGAGTTTTCTTGCTTTTCGTTAACGCAGCGCAAAAGCAAACGGAGcaaacttttctgactttagATACGAATAGCATTTCCGCTATGTTGGTAGCACTGCATCGTTTTTAGGAATGCCGTTACCTACGTTATGACAGTATCGCTGCGTTGTGACGCGTTACACGTTATGACACTATGGTAGTAACGGTTAGCATTCGCTATCAAATGTCAAAAAGCCGCAGTCGTTGTAAACATACCGGCGGGTAAACATGGGCGATCAGCTACCAACGAAAAAGATTAAAACCGAGCCAATtgataaagagaatgatatcGAGCACGCTATTCCGACATTCGTCCTTAAACCTCCCACATCTCTACTCGAGTCCTCGGTCGAAGTAATCGATTTGACGGaggaacagtttttaaacgaATTTAAAAGCTTTTTAACTACCCTGCCCGAACGTCGTGTCGATAAGGATGccaggaaaaacacaacaaaagcgAAATCTAAAGCTTCCCAACGGACACAGTGCATGCCCATAGACTATCTAGAACACGTTTGCTTTCAGCAAGACACGTTCATCTGCGAGCTGTTTGATTTTACCTTCACCAATGTAATGCTGTACGGTCGGGTAACGGCCGAAACGGTGAAAGATGATGTGGTAATATACCGCCTTGATGATGGTACAGGGGCGGTAGATATATTTTACCGGCCcggtaataaaaaatattcggGTAAGCAAATTGGTGGAAGAGGCACAACATTATTTTCACGGTACCTGTACGTCACATTACAGATAATCTTACCAAGCTGGAGTATTGCGATGACCTGCTGCGTCGGAAAAATACTCCATTCAACGAAGAATCCGTACCGGAGTCTGCGGAACTGAGGAAACATCTAAGACTGTTAATACAGATTGCTAAAGCACAATGTACTAAGCGCTTAAACCGAATAAAGTTAGGAACGCTTTGCTTCGTTGCCGGAAATCCATTCATGGGCCGGGAGGATAAGGTATGCGTGTTTGCCCACAGTATGTTTCCTGACGACGAACTGGGCAGATCCTGTGAGCTATTTTGGAAAACTCATCTTCTAAATATCTACGAACCCCTTCTTACATCAGAGGATGTGCCTACGGTGGACAGTGATAACAGTTCTGGGAAAAACATTACAGAAGTAAATGATAATCACTTGGGGGTATAGACAATATCAATTGCATTTAAATATATGTGCGTTTCCTCCGTCCGTTTCGAGCCAAAGAACATGTTTCTGATTGTAAGGAATATTTATTTCAGTTGCTTTCTTGCACATTCACATGTTGCTCTGTCGCTATGTGTCTCTTAATCCTCACATAAACATACCTATCGTACCACTTAgcaaaaatgacattttatatttattccgAAATGAATACAGGATTCGCCGAGACAAACCCCTACACACGCGGGACAAAGACAATTTGCTGCTTCACATCACTTCGAGTAAAATGTGGCGAAGCGATATCAACCAACGTCCGAAAAGGTTAAAAGTGATAGGACGTGTACTAGGGAAAGGGCGCAAATGAAACGAAGAGAACGGGAGCACCACACCACTCCAGTGCATGAACACACACAACACCACGACCAAATGTCCTTTCCTGCAAAAACAGATACCGGGATGACGGGTTCGAAAAACGGCCATCGTCCGTACCACCACTGCCTGAGACTTAGGCGGTCTTTGCTCGCATTGCCGCACGTTTACTGGTGACGGCCTGGAAACCAGATTTAATACTAGCCACCGAACACCGCGACCCACAGGATTCGCACTGCAGGAAGAACAAGCGGGTATCTTTCTGGAGGATGGTGTCGGGCGAGCGGCAGGTGTGGCATGTGACGTACTCCTTGATGTATCTTCGCAGCACGTTCTCGATCTGTTTCGGCTGGAAGCGTCCCTTGATGATGAGTTGATTGTTACCGTCCACCGACCCACTCGTACCCAATTCCGCAAGCAGGAAGTCCAACAGATGCTTCTGAAGTCGATGGAGCGTTTTACAGATTTCCGTAAAGTTTGCAAATGAGGTCTTCTTCGTGCCGACACGCAACACCTGCGGCGGTCGCATCACAAACTTAGGTTTGCGGCCACCGGCCATTTCCGGGTTCTTATCCAGGATGATTTCGAACACACGATTCAGCAGCTCATCGTACGTGTAGTCACGGTCCGAACCAGCCCACGATGATGCATTATCATCCACTGTAAACAAGAATAGCCAGAGCGAAAATACAACAGAGTTATTTTAACATTGGGTTCACTTCATACATGAAATCATTAATTATTAACTAAGGAAGAacacataatttaaaaatattagtaaCATCAGTGGTATACCAATCTCGGTGATTGTCCCATCGTTCTCGGTAAGGCATGTAAAGTCAACACAATGGCAAAATATCATCAGATTTAAGTTATTTTAAACCCTCATTTCCCATTCTACAAGATTCGATATGATCGTAGGAAACGTCACCCCCGCAAACTTACCATTATCCTTGTCATCTTCGCCATCAACGCCATCCGCCAGCTCCTGTTCCATGAGCTCGGTAagatccttcttcttctttttcttcttcttcatgctGAAGTCCAGTTTGAAGTCCTCGTCCAGCGCGTCCTCGGCGCCCCCATCACCATCTTCCTTGTTATCCTTCGGTTCTGCATCTCCATCACCCGATGCCGATGGAAGAGCACCGTCCAGCTCTTCCAGATTGAAgggcttcttctttttcttctttttcttgttaaAATTCTCTAGATCCAGGTCATCATCGCCCTCGGCCACCGATTTCGCATCGCCCGGAGCTGCTGCACCCGGCTCAGTGTCAGCCGATTCTTCCGTCGCTGCCATAGCAGCGTCCAAGTCAAACGGagtcttcttctttttctttttcttcatcaaGGAAGGGTCAAAGATCTGCCAAAGAGGAGGAGGGAAAGCATTAGGGAAAGTATTAGCTATTAATATCACATTCAAAACATCTTGAGGTGTTATCAGCCCAGTCAAATCGCCGTCTTTTCAGTGGAACACGGGTGTCCATAACCTAAAACCTTCGGCATGCAGTTACTCTCTCTTTCCCACCGGGAGACGAAGGTTCGAAGCGATGTGGCTCTTTTTTACGACAGTCGGCACACCAGGCATGGTTCACCTTTCACCAACCAAATATACCGAGTTTTTCAACGGTGGACATTGAATACCTACCGCGTCTTCTTCAGCCATGGTTTGCTCTACCTCTGGAGGCTGTTCGTGCGGAATTTTCACGAAATTTAACACGTTTATTTAGAGTTTTGGGGCGAGAGAAACTGGCCACTTCTGCAATATTGCATCAGCTTTTTAGAGAATCTGCAAACTGTCACGTTTGACAAGTGTTTGACagtagttttcctttttttctcatcttACCGTAACGGTGGTAACGGTCTAACAGTGCAAACGCTAGTAACGAATGAAATACAAAACAGACGTTACGAAACatgcaaaattaaatttcatcaaGACCATCTCCCATTATATCAAATAAATTCGCAATTTGGTTGATCCGGGCACACAGAATacgtcaaattttatttattatttgtgtaataaattgtttgtttcaaagAATGAATTTAAATCGGCACAAAACAGACGGCTAGTTCTAGTGCGACGTAATCAATACTTTCTATCTTCACTTTACTCGACCCCATACAGCTTCAGCGTTCGATCCATACTCGTCGAAGCGATGTACTGTGCATGCTTTCCAAAACGAACGCCCGTTGCCAGCGCTGTGTGGTCATTGAACACTTTCAACTCTTGCCATTGTTTGCAGAGGTATAcgctgaaaataaaacaaaaacattttcatataagtTCTTAAGAATTCGAAGGAATAAGGTTTGTGACATACCGGATATCGGTACCAGCAATGGCAAGATAAGTTCCGCTTTGATCGAAGCACAAATCCTTCACCTCGTACCCATCGTCCAGCTGAatggttttgaaatttttcaattttcgcaAATCCCATAACTTTACGCACGCATCGTCAGCAGCTGTGGCCAGATAGTATCCATTTTCCGAGAACGATATGGCTGTTATTGGTCCGGTATGACCGGCAAAGTTTGCCACGTTGCTTTGTTCCTTCAAATCCCAGATCTTTACTTGAGAATCTTCTGTGCCGGTACCGAAGATCAGCCCATCAGGATGGAACTGGGCGGTCGTTAAGCCAAATTCGGCCGTATCGGCAACCTTGGTTAGCAGCCGGCCAGAGCGGATGTCCGAGAACGCCCAATGCTTGTCTGAAGACGTAGACAGTACGTAATCACCGGTCGGATGCAGTGAAAGGCCGGTGACGGGACCATCGTGGCATCGAAGAAGTAGTTGGGTCTGCGAAGTTGGAACATGCCAGACGCGCATGCAAGCATCGGGTGATGCAGTGATGACCGTATCCTCctccgggtggaaaattacatttgttacttttttcgtGTGACCCTTCAACACGGCAACGATTTGTTCAGTGTCTTTGTTGAAAACGGTCGCGTTCTTATCGTTACCTCCAGTGAGGATTTTACTTTGATCGGAATGGTTTATATCCAATGCCAGAATGCCAGGTACACTAGCTGAATGCAATCCCGGATGCGAAGCCAAGGTGAGGAATCCACGCAGCTTCTCTTGGCTGACCAATTCCTCGGGTACAGTTCTGCCTTTTTTCTTGCGCTCTTGCGTCAGTACCGTTGCCTTATCCTGTAGCTTCTGTATGACCTCCGCACTCATTCCGGCCTGTTCCACTGGTTGGGTGGCCACACCGGCAGCCTCTGACGCTATCGATGGCTGTGGAGCGGCTTGAATTGCAGACATTCCTGTCTGTGGTTTCAGTGTAGCAAGAGCTTCCCGTGCAGCAGCTACTTCTTTGTTGAGTCGAGCAATTACACGGCATGCGGCATCATGTTGGTAGAGTGCGTGCGACAGTTCTTGGCGCGCCGTTTGCAACTGCTGACGTTGGGTGAAAGAATGTAACATCAATGCGTCCCACTCGTCTTGCATGGTTTTGAGTGTGGCAGGAATACTTGTAGCACTCGGTGGTTTCGGGCGAACAATCGGAGGAGCtgcaaaaatattaaactgCATTATCAGTACCAGCAACAAACTGAGGTGATCTAAGCTGTACTCACTTTTCACATCGACCAATTCTTCCGCTGTTAATGGCTGTCCATTGATTGGATCGCACTCATTTTCGATCAGATACTTCTCGATCAGGCGCCGTTCAAAGATTGCACCTGATTTCGGTGAAATGCACGGATGTTCCGGCACTTCGTTTGATACTAAAAAGCGGATTGAAGAAGAggaaatgtttatcgccgGCCTAACCTCAATCTTTCGTCAGCCCGTAAACGAAACGAGGAAAACGATATTAAACCCAATCACTGGGTTCCACTACTTACTACTGCAAATCAGCGACATGTTGTACAAGCCACCTGGTTAGTTGTCTTTTGTTCAGGTTCTCTAAATACAACACTTTTTAACACAAAACTTTGCCCAAAATACGACGCCTCTGCGAATTCGGAATCTGCGGCTGCTGTCGctttctttttgacagattcTGCCAAACCTAAACCAAGGCGTTAGAATAaaggtgttgaaaaaaatactttgaCATTCCTCTTAAGTTATCGATGCATGGACCTTTACTaaaattcataaattaattgttgaatttattaaaaaattatttatgtaacataaataaactaaGACTGCAATAGAAATGgggattacaaaaaaaagatcatGTTTATTTGCCTTATAGTTCCACCTTGTGTCTTCCAAACAGCTTGTTTTTACTTCTCGCCCTctttcggtgttttttttcattccttcaaAAATTTGCCTTCCACACGAATGCTGCTGACGTTGTGTTGTAGCGGGCGAACAGGTTTCATTTCCATTCACTCGTTGTTGTTCGGTCGGTTAACCTGCATTCTACCACCCACAGGACGGTGTAACGAATTTAAACCAATTTTCCAATCAAATTCTACCTCGGTTTGGTGCGTTCTTGTGTGTTAAACGGAAGGAAACCGGTCATCAACATCAATAGAGAAAATGTCGGTTAACTTACGCTCAGTGTTTGCATTTGCGAAGGAGTACCACCAAAAGAAGGAATCTCAGAAGGATATTCAGTATGGAACGGCAGGTTTCCGTTCACAGTAAGTAGAAGGCTTGGTTTAGTGAAAGGGAATGGGCAAGACATTCATTTCCTTGTTGAGTGGTTGCTTGAATGGTAGCACGAACGCGCAAGTCGCTATCGTGCGACCATAAAATGCTTATCTCTTAAtacgtttgtttactttcctccATCCAGCGCGGATAACTTGGACTACGTCATGTATCGAATGGGTGTGCTGGCCGCCCTACGGTCCCGGGCGAAAGCAAGCCAAGCGATTGGCGTCATGATAACGGCTTCGCACAATCCGGAGCACGATAATGGGGTGAAACTGATTGACCCACTGGGAGAAATGTTGGAGCAGCGGTGGGAAAAACTAGCCACCGACCTGGTCAACGTACCCGACGGTGAGCTCGAGGCAGAGGTAGCGCGAATTTGCGAACAAGAGAAGATAGATAACAACGAACAGGCGAAGGTTTTTGTTGGGATGGATACACGCTATCACAGCCCGCAGCTTTCCCGTGCCGTAGTCAACGGTGTGTTGGCCCTCAAAGGAACCGTTACTGAGTTCGGGATCGTTACAACACCGATGTTGCACTATTTCGTGACTTGCACCAACACCCAGAATGCTTACGGTTTACCCACGGAGGAAGGGTACATGAACAAGTTGATAACAGCTTTCAAAACGCTTCGCGGAGACTCAACCGAAAATGGCAACTACAAGAACCAACTGTTTTACGACGGGGCTAACGGTGTGGGTTCGCTTAAAATGCTGGGTTTTATCAAGAAGCTCAACGGATCCCTGAACGTAAAGGTGTTCAACAGCAATGGGAAAATCAACTTTAAATGTGGAGCCGATTTCGTCAAAACGAACCATCGTGTCCCCGAGGCACTACCGGAGGACGCTCTACCTAATGGTCGATGCGTTTCGGTGGATGGTGATGCCGATCGTGTGGTGTACTACTTCACCGATAGCGACGGAGTGTTCCACCTTCTGGACGGTGATCGGATAGCTACCCTGCTGGCGGGATATTTGAAGGATCTCATTGAAAAATGTGGTGTAAAGTTGGAGATGGGTCTGGTCCAGACTGCTTACGCAAACGGTGCATCAACGGATTATATCGTCAATCAGATGAAAATCCCCGTCAGCTGTACAAGGACGGGTGTTAAACATCTGCACCACAAAGCCCTCGACTATGACATCGGCGTGTATTTTGAGGCAAACGGTCATGGGACGATAATCTACAGCAACAAGGCAAAGGATGCAATTCGAGCGGCTAGCAAAGATGAAACGATCTCCGAAGAGCAACGAGAAACTGCCAAACGTTTACTGCAAATGATTGACTTAACCAACGAAACGGTCGGTGACGCAATCTCCGATTTGCTGCTAGTTGAAACGGTGCTACATGCTAAGGGTTGGTCTCTTAACGACTGGCTAGCGAGTTATACCGATTTGCCGAATCTGTTGGAGAAGGTTTACCTTGCTGATCGCAACGTGATCACCGTTACGGACGCGGATCGTGTCGTCGTCACTCCGGAGGGTCTTCAAGATTCGATCAACGAAATTGTGGCCAAGTTCCCGAAgggtcgttcgttcgttcgtcctTCCGGTACGGAGGATATCGTGAGGGTGTATGCCGAGGCGGATACTAGAGCCAACGCTGTGCAACTGGCGTACGAGGTGGCTAATCTGGTTTTCGATAAAGCCGGAGGAGTTGGCAAACGACCGGAGAAAATGGAAATCTAAATATTCCTCATTTAGTGAAACACAACAGAGACCTGTGCTACTAAACTGCCAACAAAATGATGTTAATGGAAcgaatttgatttttgttgaGTTTACAACCACTGCGCCCTCGCTTATACAAGCACCAGAATAATGCATCAATAGCAATGAGATTATTTTTATCCGTTAAGAACGGTCCTAATTCGGTaaatgttaaatattttaatgcatcacaaaacaaaaattagaaTCAAAATAAAGACAACATATATGCATATGCTTATTTCTACTGTtctttaatgaaaaacaataaaaaatttaatttgctcAAAAGAAAGGACCTCTTTGAATTATTTAATACTTTCCGCGATTAATACTTAAGAAATCTACCAGCGACAACATGATATCAAACGTATTACTATGGAAACATGTTAACCCGTTGCTAGGACCAATAtagaattttgcttggaactTTCACGCATCAGTACATT
Coding sequences within:
- the LOC131263071 gene encoding uncharacterized protein LOC131263071 encodes the protein MGDQLPTKKIKTEPIDKENDIEHAIPTFVLKPPTSLLESSVEVIDLTEEQFLNEFKSFLTTLPERRVDKDARKNTTKAKSKASQRTQCMPIDYLEHVCFQQDTFICELFDFTFTNVMLYGRVTAETVKDDVVIYRLDDGTGAVDIFYRPGNKKYSDNLTKLEYCDDLLRRKNTPFNEESVPESAELRKHLRLLIQIAKAQCTKRLNRIKLGTLCFVAGNPFMGREDKVCVFAHSMFPDDELGRSCELFWKTHLLNIYEPLLTSEDVPTVDSDNSSGKNITEVNDNHLGV
- the LOC131262720 gene encoding pre-mRNA-processing factor 19, translated to MSLICSISNEVPEHPCISPKSGAIFERRLIEKYLIENECDPINGQPLTAEELVDVKTPPIVRPKPPSATSIPATLKTMQDEWDALMLHSFTQRQQLQTARQELSHALYQHDAACRVIARLNKEVAAAREALATLKPQTGMSAIQAAPQPSIASEAAGVATQPVEQAGMSAEVIQKLQDKATVLTQERKKKGRTVPEELVSQEKLRGFLTLASHPGLHSASVPGILALDINHSDQSKILTGGNDKNATVFNKDTEQIVAVLKGHTKKVTNVIFHPEEDTVITASPDACMRVWHVPTSQTQLLLRCHDGPVTGLSLHPTGDYVLSTSSDKHWAFSDIRSGRLLTKVADTAEFGLTTAQFHPDGLIFGTGTEDSQVKIWDLKEQSNVANFAGHTGPITAISFSENGYYLATAADDACVKLWDLRKLKNFKTIQLDDGYEVKDLCFDQSGTYLAIAGTDIRVYLCKQWQELKVFNDHTALATGVRFGKHAQYIASTSMDRTLKLYGVE
- the LOC131263070 gene encoding eukaryotic translation initiation factor 2 subunit 2, with translation MAEEDAIFDPSLMKKKKKKKTPFDLDAAMAATEESADTEPGAAAPGDAKSVAEGDDDLDLENFNKKKKKKKKPFNLEELDGALPSASGDGDAEPKDNKEDGDGGAEDALDEDFKLDFSMKKKKKKKKDLTELMEQELADGVDGEDDKDNVDDNASSWAGSDRDYTYDELLNRVFEIILDKNPEMAGGRKPKFVMRPPQVLRVGTKKTSFANFTEICKTLHRLQKHLLDFLLAELGTSGSVDGNNQLIIKGRFQPKQIENVLRRYIKEYVTCHTCRSPDTILQKDTRLFFLQCESCGSRCSVASIKSGFQAVTSKRAAMRAKTA
- the LOC131262341 gene encoding phosphoacetylglucosamine mutase — protein: MSVNLRSVFAFAKEYHQKKESQKDIQYGTAGFRSHADNLDYVMYRMGVLAALRSRAKASQAIGVMITASHNPEHDNGVKLIDPLGEMLEQRWEKLATDLVNVPDGELEAEVARICEQEKIDNNEQAKVFVGMDTRYHSPQLSRAVVNGVLALKGTVTEFGIVTTPMLHYFVTCTNTQNAYGLPTEEGYMNKLITAFKTLRGDSTENGNYKNQLFYDGANGVGSLKMLGFIKKLNGSLNVKVFNSNGKINFKCGADFVKTNHRVPEALPEDALPNGRCVSVDGDADRVVYYFTDSDGVFHLLDGDRIATLLAGYLKDLIEKCGVKLEMGLVQTAYANGASTDYIVNQMKIPVSCTRTGVKHLHHKALDYDIGVYFEANGHGTIIYSNKAKDAIRAASKDETISEEQRETAKRLLQMIDLTNETVGDAISDLLLVETVLHAKGWSLNDWLASYTDLPNLLEKVYLADRNVITVTDADRVVVTPEGLQDSINEIVAKFPKGRSFVRPSGTEDIVRVYAEADTRANAVQLAYEVANLVFDKAGGVGKRPEKMEI